A window of Streptomyces sp. SAI-127 contains these coding sequences:
- a CDS encoding ATP-binding protein has product MPGYEMSEPQLRCVLPFEAVPAEVRLLRKAAAKQLNLWGVSTATDEAELLVTELATNVFKHVGEGVSATLILERRGERLRLEVHDKSQAVPTSKTAGCDEECGRGLHLLAALAVDWGTVLTAVGKAVWCEIAISSERACRRIERAVEALERYQVVSGAMPLLGRQRETVLTDSAVELIANLLHWSAARGHDPDDILDRAQMHYEAEADAA; this is encoded by the coding sequence AGATGTCCGAGCCCCAACTCCGCTGTGTCCTACCCTTCGAGGCAGTACCAGCGGAAGTGCGCCTTCTCCGGAAGGCCGCTGCCAAGCAGCTGAACTTGTGGGGCGTGTCGACAGCAACGGATGAGGCAGAGCTGCTCGTCACGGAGCTGGCGACGAACGTCTTCAAACATGTCGGCGAAGGTGTTTCAGCGACTCTGATCCTTGAACGGAGGGGAGAGCGACTGAGGCTGGAAGTCCACGACAAGAGTCAGGCGGTGCCGACGTCCAAGACGGCAGGCTGTGACGAGGAGTGCGGCCGCGGTCTGCACCTTCTCGCGGCGCTGGCGGTGGACTGGGGAACTGTCCTGACCGCCGTCGGCAAGGCGGTCTGGTGTGAGATCGCCATCAGCTCGGAACGGGCGTGCCGACGCATCGAGCGGGCCGTTGAGGCGCTTGAGAGGTACCAGGTAGTGAGTGGTGCAATGCCCTTGCTGGGCAGGCAGCGGGAGACTGTCCTCACAGATTCAGCCGTTGAGCTGATCGCCAACCTGCTCCATTGGAGTGCTGCCCGTGGACATGATCCGGATGACATCCTCGACCGTGCTCAGATGCACTACGAGGCTGAAGCGGATGCGGCTTAG